From a region of the Rouxiella sp. S1S-2 genome:
- the rplN gene encoding 50S ribosomal protein L14, which produces MIQEQTMLTVADNSGARRVMCIKVLGGSHRRYAGVGDIIKITIKEAIPRGKVKKGDVLKAVVVRTKKGVRRPDGSVIRFDGNACVILNNNSEQPIGTRIFGPVTRELRNEKFMKIISLAPEVL; this is translated from the coding sequence ATGATCCAAGAACAGACTATGCTGACCGTGGCCGACAACTCCGGTGCACGTCGCGTAATGTGTATCAAGGTTCTGGGTGGCTCGCACCGTCGCTACGCAGGCGTTGGCGATATCATCAAAATTACCATCAAGGAAGCAATTCCACGTGGTAAGGTGAAGAAAGGCGACGTGCTGAAGGCGGTAGTGGTGCGCACCAAGAAGGGTGTTCGTCGCCCGGACGGTTCTGTCATTCGCTTCGATGGCAATGCATGCGTTATTTTAAATAATAACAGCGAGCAGCCAATCGGCACGCGTATTTTTGGGCCGGTAACTCGTGAACTGCGTAATGAGAAGTTCATGAAAATTATCTCTCTGGCACCAGAAGTACTCTAA
- the rpsC gene encoding 30S ribosomal protein S3 encodes MGQKVHPNGIRLGIVKPWNSTWYANTKEFADNLDSDFKVRQFLTKELSKASVSRIVIERPAKSIRVTIHTARPGIVIGKKGEDVEKLRKVVAGIAGVPAQINIAEIRKPELDAKLVADSITSQLERRVMFRRAMKRAVQNAMRLGAKGIKVEVSGRLGGAEIARTEWYREGRVPLHTLRADIDYNTSEAHTTYGVIGVKVWIFKGEILGGMAAVEQPEPAAQPKKQQRKGRK; translated from the coding sequence ATGGGTCAGAAAGTACATCCTAATGGTATTCGCCTAGGTATTGTCAAACCTTGGAATTCTACCTGGTATGCAAATACCAAAGAATTCGCTGACAACCTGGACAGCGACTTTAAAGTTCGTCAGTTCTTGACTAAAGAATTGTCGAAAGCTTCCGTTTCTCGCATCGTTATCGAGCGTCCAGCGAAGAGCATCCGTGTGACTATTCACACCGCTCGTCCTGGCATCGTTATCGGCAAGAAAGGTGAAGATGTCGAAAAACTGCGTAAGGTCGTAGCGGGTATCGCTGGCGTTCCTGCACAGATTAACATCGCCGAAATCCGTAAACCGGAACTTGACGCAAAATTGGTTGCTGACAGCATCACTTCACAGTTGGAACGTCGCGTTATGTTCCGTCGTGCTATGAAGCGTGCTGTACAGAACGCAATGCGTCTTGGCGCTAAAGGTATCAAAGTTGAAGTAAGCGGCCGCCTTGGCGGTGCTGAAATCGCGCGTACCGAATGGTACCGTGAAGGTCGTGTTCCACTGCATACTCTGCGTGCGGATATCGATTACAACACATCTGAAGCGCACACCACTTATGGTGTAATCGGCGTTAAGGTATGGATCTTCAAAGGTGAGATCCTGGGTGGTATGGCTGCAGTTGAACAACCGGAACCGGCTGCTCAACCTAAAAAGCAGCAGCGTAAAGGCCGCAAGTAA
- the rplB gene encoding 50S ribosomal protein L2, whose product MAIVKCKPTSPGRRHVVKVVNPELHKGKPFAPLLEKLSKSGGRNNNGRITTRHIGGGHKQHYRLVDFKRNKDGVAAVVERLEYDPNRSANIALVLYKDGERRYILAPKGLKVGDQIQSGVDAAIKVGNTLPMRNIPVGSTVHNVEMKPGKGGQLARSAGAYVQIVARDGSYVTLRLRSGEMRKVQIDCRATMGEVGNSEHMLRVLGKAGAARWRGIRPTVRGTAMNPVDHPHGGGEGKNFGKHPVTPWGVQTKGKKTRSNKRTDKFIVRRRSKK is encoded by the coding sequence ATGGCAATTGTTAAATGTAAACCTACATCTCCGGGCCGTCGCCACGTTGTTAAAGTGGTTAACCCTGAGCTGCACAAGGGTAAACCTTTTGCCCCGCTGCTTGAGAAATTGAGCAAAAGCGGTGGCCGTAACAACAATGGCCGTATCACCACCCGTCATATCGGTGGTGGCCACAAGCAACATTATCGTCTGGTTGACTTCAAACGCAACAAAGACGGTGTAGCTGCAGTGGTTGAGCGTCTGGAGTACGATCCGAACCGTTCCGCGAATATCGCGCTGGTTCTGTACAAAGACGGCGAACGCCGTTATATCCTGGCGCCAAAAGGCCTGAAAGTGGGTGACCAGATCCAATCTGGCGTTGATGCTGCAATCAAAGTGGGTAACACCCTTCCGATGCGCAACATCCCAGTTGGTTCAACGGTTCATAACGTAGAAATGAAACCAGGTAAAGGCGGCCAGCTGGCTCGTTCTGCTGGTGCCTACGTTCAGATCGTTGCTCGTGATGGTTCCTACGTAACTCTGCGTCTGCGCTCTGGCGAAATGCGTAAAGTTCAGATCGACTGCCGCGCCACCATGGGTGAAGTTGGTAACTCTGAACATATGCTTCGCGTTCTGGGTAAAGCAGGTGCTGCACGTTGGCGTGGTATTCGTCCTACCGTTCGCGGTACTGCGATGAACCCAGTCGATCACCCACACGGTGGTGGTGAGGGTAAAAACTTTGGTAAACACCCAGTAACACCATGGGGCGTTCAGACCAAAGGTAAGAAAACCCGTAGCAACAAGCGTACTGACAAGTTCATCGTACGCCGCCGTAGCAAAAAATAA
- the rpsS gene encoding 30S ribosomal protein S19: protein MPRSLKKGPFIDLHLLKKVEKAVESGDKKPLRTWSRRSTIFPNMIGLTIAVHNGRQHVPVFVSDEMVGHKLGEFAPTRTYRGHAADKKAKKR, encoded by the coding sequence ATGCCACGTTCTCTCAAGAAAGGTCCTTTTATTGACCTGCACTTGCTGAAGAAGGTAGAGAAAGCGGTGGAAAGCGGAGACAAGAAGCCTTTGCGCACTTGGTCCCGTCGTTCAACGATCTTTCCTAACATGATCGGTTTGACCATCGCTGTCCATAATGGTCGTCAGCACGTACCAGTATTTGTTTCCGATGAAATGGTCGGTCACAAACTGGGTGAATTCGCGCCGACTCGTACTTATCGCGGCCATGCGGCTGATAAAAAAGCTAAAAAGCGCTAA
- the rpsQ gene encoding 30S ribosomal protein S17, which produces MSDKIRTLQGRVISDKMEKSIVVAIERFVKHPIYGKFIKRTTKLHVHDENNECGIGDVVEISECRPLSKTKSWTLVRVVEKAIL; this is translated from the coding sequence ATGAGTGACAAGATCCGTACTCTGCAAGGTCGTGTGATCAGTGACAAGATGGAAAAATCTATCGTTGTTGCGATTGAGCGTTTCGTGAAGCACCCAATCTACGGTAAATTCATCAAGCGTACGACTAAGCTGCACGTACATGACGAGAACAACGAATGCGGTATCGGCGACGTCGTTGAAATTAGCGAATGCCGTCCGCTGTCTAAGACTAAGTCTTGGACACTGGTTCGCGTTGTAGAGAAAGCAATTCTGTAA
- the rplD gene encoding 50S ribosomal protein L4 encodes MELVVKDAQSALTVSETTFGRDFNEALVHQVVVAYAAGARQGTRAQKTRAEVTGSGKKPWRQKGTGRARAGSVKSPIWRSGGVTFAAKPQDHSQKVNKKMYRGALKSILSELVRQDRLIVVETFSVEAPKTKLLAQKLKDMALEDVLIVTGEVDENLFLAARNLYKVDVRDVAGIDPVSLIAFDKVVMTADAVKQVEEMLA; translated from the coding sequence ATGGAATTAGTAGTGAAAGACGCGCAGAGCGCGCTGACTGTTTCCGAAACTACCTTCGGGCGTGATTTCAATGAAGCGCTGGTACACCAGGTTGTTGTTGCTTACGCAGCAGGTGCCCGTCAAGGTACTCGCGCTCAGAAGACCCGTGCTGAAGTAACTGGTTCCGGTAAGAAACCATGGCGTCAGAAAGGTACTGGCCGTGCGCGTGCAGGTTCTGTAAAGAGCCCAATCTGGCGTTCCGGTGGTGTGACCTTTGCTGCAAAGCCACAGGACCACAGTCAAAAAGTAAATAAAAAGATGTACCGCGGCGCGCTGAAAAGCATTCTGTCCGAACTGGTACGTCAAGATCGCCTGATCGTTGTCGAGACGTTCTCTGTAGAAGCGCCTAAAACTAAGCTGCTTGCTCAGAAACTGAAAGACATGGCTCTGGAAGACGTGCTGATTGTAACCGGCGAAGTCGACGAGAATCTGTTCCTGGCCGCACGTAACCTGTACAAGGTTGACGTTCGCGATGTAGCAGGTATCGATCCAGTAAGCCTGATCGCCTTCGACAAAGTCGTTATGACTGCTGACGCAGTTAAGCAAGTTGAGGAGATGCTGGCATGA
- the rplE gene encoding 50S ribosomal protein L5 has translation MAKLHDYYKDDVVKKLMSEFNYNSVMQVPRVEKITLNMGVGEAIADKKLLDNAAADLAAISGQKPFITKARKSVAGFKIRQGYPIGCKVTLRGERMWEFFERLISIAVPRIRDFRGLSAKSFDGRGNYSMGVREQIIFPEIDYDKVDRVRGLDITITTTAKSDDEGRALLAAFNFPFRK, from the coding sequence ATGGCGAAACTGCATGATTACTACAAAGACGATGTCGTAAAGAAACTCATGTCTGAGTTTAATTACAATTCTGTCATGCAAGTCCCTCGGGTCGAGAAGATCACCCTGAACATGGGTGTTGGTGAAGCGATCGCTGATAAGAAACTGCTGGATAACGCAGCAGCTGACTTAGCAGCAATCTCCGGTCAAAAGCCGTTCATCACCAAAGCACGCAAATCAGTTGCAGGCTTCAAAATCCGTCAGGGCTATCCGATCGGCTGTAAAGTAACCCTGCGTGGCGAACGCATGTGGGAATTCTTTGAGCGTCTGATCTCTATTGCTGTACCACGTATCCGTGACTTCCGTGGCTTGTCCGCTAAGTCATTCGACGGCCGTGGTAACTACAGCATGGGCGTGCGTGAACAGATCATCTTCCCGGAAATCGACTATGACAAAGTCGATCGCGTTCGTGGTTTGGATATTACCATCACCACTACTGCGAAATCCGATGATGAAGGCCGCGCTCTGCTGGCTGCCTTTAACTTCCCGTTCCGTAAGTAA
- the rplP gene encoding 50S ribosomal protein L16 codes for MLQPKRTKFRKVHKGRNRGLAQGTDVSFGTYGLKAVGRGRLTARQIEAARRAMTRAVKRQGKIWIRVFPDKPITEKPLEVRMGKGKGNVEYWVALIQPGKVLYEMDGVPEELAREAFQLAAAKLPIKTTFVTKTVM; via the coding sequence ATGTTACAACCAAAGCGTACAAAATTCCGTAAGGTGCACAAAGGCCGCAACCGTGGTCTTGCGCAAGGTACGGATGTGAGCTTCGGCACTTACGGTCTGAAAGCTGTTGGCCGTGGTCGCCTGACTGCTCGTCAAATTGAAGCAGCACGTCGTGCGATGACCCGTGCAGTTAAGCGTCAAGGTAAGATCTGGATCCGTGTATTCCCGGACAAACCGATCACCGAGAAGCCACTTGAAGTTCGTATGGGTAAAGGTAAGGGTAACGTGGAGTATTGGGTTGCCCTGATCCAGCCTGGTAAAGTCCTGTACGAAATGGACGGTGTGCCTGAAGAGCTGGCGCGTGAAGCATTCCAGCTTGCAGCAGCGAAACTGCCTATTAAAACCACCTTTGTAACTAAGACGGTGATGTAA
- the rpmC gene encoding 50S ribosomal protein L29, translated as MKAKELREKSVEELNVELLNLLREQFNLRMQTASGQLQQTHTLKQVRRDVARVKTLLTEKAGA; from the coding sequence ATGAAAGCAAAAGAGCTGCGTGAAAAAAGCGTGGAAGAGCTGAACGTTGAGCTTCTGAACCTGTTGCGTGAGCAGTTTAACCTGCGCATGCAAACGGCCAGCGGCCAGCTGCAGCAAACACACACGTTGAAGCAAGTGCGTCGTGATGTTGCACGTGTGAAGACTTTACTGACTGAGAAGGCGGGCGCGTAA
- the rplV gene encoding 50S ribosomal protein L22, which produces METIAKHRHARSSAQKVRLVADLIRGKKVSQALETLAYTNKKAAGLVKKVLESAIANAEHNDGADIDDLKVTKIFVDEGPSMKRIMPRAKGRADRILKRTSHITVVVSDR; this is translated from the coding sequence ATGGAAACTATAGCTAAACATCGCCACGCTCGTTCTTCTGCTCAGAAGGTCCGCCTTGTTGCAGACCTGATCCGCGGTAAGAAAGTGTCGCAAGCTCTGGAAACTCTGGCCTACACCAACAAGAAAGCTGCTGGTCTGGTTAAGAAGGTACTGGAGTCTGCCATTGCTAACGCAGAACACAACGATGGCGCTGACATCGATGATCTGAAAGTCACGAAGATTTTCGTAGACGAAGGCCCAAGCATGAAGCGCATTATGCCGCGTGCTAAAGGTCGTGCAGATCGCATTCTGAAGCGCACCAGCCACATTACTGTGGTTGTGTCCGATCGCTGA
- the rplW gene encoding 50S ribosomal protein L23 translates to MIREERLLKVLRAPHVSEKASAAMEKNNTIVLKVALDATKAEIKAAVKKLFEVEVEDVNTLLVKGKSKRHGQRVGRRSDWKKAYVTLKEGQNLDFISGAE, encoded by the coding sequence ATGATTCGTGAAGAACGTCTGCTGAAAGTGCTGCGCGCGCCGCACGTTTCTGAAAAAGCATCCGCCGCGATGGAAAAGAACAATACCATCGTACTCAAAGTTGCCCTCGACGCGACTAAAGCAGAAATCAAAGCTGCGGTTAAGAAACTGTTTGAAGTCGAAGTCGAAGACGTTAATACCTTGCTGGTTAAAGGCAAGTCTAAACGTCACGGTCAGCGTGTTGGTCGTCGTAGCGACTGGAAAAAAGCTTACGTCACCCTGAAAGAAGGCCAGAACCTGGACTTCATCAGCGGCGCAGAGTAA
- the rplX gene encoding 50S ribosomal protein L24 — MAAKIRRDDEVILLTGKDKGKRGKVKNVLSSGKVIVEGINLVKKHQKPQPALNQPGGIVEKEAAVQVSNVAIFNTATGKADRVGFRFEDGKKVRFFKSNSVTIK; from the coding sequence ATGGCAGCGAAAATCCGTCGTGATGACGAAGTTATCCTGCTTACCGGCAAAGATAAAGGTAAGCGTGGTAAAGTAAAAAATGTCCTGTCTTCTGGCAAGGTCATTGTTGAAGGTATCAACCTGGTTAAGAAACATCAGAAGCCTCAACCGGCTCTGAACCAACCAGGCGGCATCGTTGAAAAAGAAGCTGCAGTTCAAGTTTCTAACGTTGCGATCTTCAACACGGCAACCGGTAAGGCTGACCGTGTAGGCTTTAGATTCGAAGACGGCAAAAAAGTCCGTTTCTTCAAGTCTAACAGCGTAACTATCAAGTAA